The nucleotide window TTTGATGGGTGGGCGACCCGTAGAAGTTGCTCTCTGTTGCGCGTTTTCCAAATCAGTTTGACGATGACACCAAACCCGCTACTGGTGATAAAACTTTGCCGGTCAAAGCGAAGCAGAATTTTTGCTGCATTGGCACTTTGGTCATAAGCTGTGTTTATACCTTCTGCTGAGTCTTCCGTAAAATAACCGGTGATGTCAAAAATTGAGATGTCTCCATCGTGCCTGACTGTTACTCGAGGTTCTGACCGCGTATACCGCATATAAAGTAATCCGTTCTCCTTTCGGCGTTCAAAACAGACAAAACTTTCAAGCTATCTGCAATAGAGATTTTAGCCGATCTGAGAAAAACTGTCAATAAGGTAGATTGAAATTTGAAGAATTTTCACATAAAGATAGATAAACCCATTTGCTGATAGCAGAAGCATTTTCAGATGGGATGGAGATTTTAGCCGATCTGCAAAAAACTGTCAATAAGGTAGATTGAAGTTTTCTCGTAAAGGATATACCCATCTGCTGATAGCAGAACCGTTTTCAGATGGCTGGAAAAGCACGCTATGATTGAATCTGAAGTTTCCGGTTTCTTTCTGAGCATCGAATTATCCTAAAAATCTATCTAAAGGTTTACACTGTCGAAATTTGTAATCAAACAAATAAAGTAAGAAAAAGGCGCTAAAAGGCAAAGCTTTCGCGAAGTTTCGTTATCGCGCTAAGGAGAAAATCTAATGACTAGTGAAATTCAGCGAGGTAAACCATTTACTAAGGCAGAAACGCAACAGGTTGTCGAACAGTTCAATCGTGACGGATACTATTTCTTCGGCGAGGTGTTCACTTCGGAGGAAGCCTCTACGCTTAGAGCGTTAATGGAAAAAAAACATAACGACCCATGCATGCACGATGAGGAAGGCGACCATATCCGCGGCATCAGCATGATGCGCATGTTTGAATATGACAGGGCTTTCCGAGATCTTATCGTACGAGAACCTTATGTCAGTCTCGCCGAGGCGATTCTGGGCGAAGACTGCCACATGATGTCCCAAAATGCGATACGTTACCTGCCCGGACAGGGCGGTGGATGGCATAGCGATGACAGGCTCCATTTTCCGCTACCGGATGATGTGCCTCGACACGACCCTCGTATTACGCTGCCCTGCTTCGTTATCAATGTGCTCATCCCACTCATTGATATTGAGGCGATACACGATGGTCCAACGCAGGTCGTCCCCGGCAGTCACTATTCGGGACGCAGACCACCCGCTGAAGAAAATCCTACATTTGAGGGGAAGGGTCCCGTCAGCTTCTTCACAAAAGCAGGCGGCGCTTATATGTTTAACAGCCAAGTTTGGCATCGCGGAACCCCCAACAACAGAAATCAGATTCGATACATTGCGGCGGTCACATACAGTCAGCGAATCATTGCACAACGGCTCTATCCGTTTATCGACTATCGGATGCCTGAACATGTTTTTGATGGGACAGATGAACGGTTACAGAGACTGCTGGGGAGGCATACGAAGGGAGCCTTCGGCTAGACGTATGAACGCATTACACCATGAAAGATTCTTTGAACTCATGGCCAAGAGATCTGCTTTAATCGATCTCAAAAAAGATAAGCAGATCAGTTTGACCGAAATCACTCCCCCGATTGATTGGGGTGAACTTTTTGGGAACGAGAATCCCGTCGAGATAGAAATCGGATGCGGTAAGGGACGCTTTCTGCTTGAAGCCTCAAGGCAACATCCAGAGATCAATTACGTTGGTGTCGAGCGAGCATTGAAATATGTTCAACACACAAAGGAGCGGTTGCTGAAAGGAAGCGCTAATAGGGTTTTCCTTATCTGGAGCGATGCCGGTTACCTCGTTGATCGCTACATTGGAGAAGGCACCATTGATGCGTATCACGTCTACTTCCCAGATCCCTGGCCCAAGAAACGGCATCGTAAGCGTCGGCTCTTTAGAAATAAAGTCTGGCTGAACGGATTGATTCGGACGCTGAATCCGAGTAGAGGGCATATCCACGTCGCTACCGACTACGCCGAGTATTTCTATGAAATTCACGACTGTCTAGCGCATACGCCGCCGTTGGTCTACCTACCACCCGACTTACTTGAGATAGGACATATCCCAACCAGTTTTGAGATGAAGTATCGTGCGGAAGGACGGAAGATCTACCGTGCAATCTATCAGATGAATTCGGCTTGATATGAAGTGTGAGGATTATGTCAAGAAAGCACTCTCTTTTTATATGAGCCTACACTTTTTGTGCCATGAGCCTTTTTCTATATGTCATCAAGCGGATACAATTTTCGCCCCAGATTGTGAAACGGCAACTCCTTTCCCACCGGATCGTGAACACTCGGCTCAGACACTGCGTAGATTGCCCCTGCCCACGACTCAAAACCTGCCCGAAAATGGACTGTCGATTTGACCCCAATGTAACGCATCTGGCGTGGGTCTAAGCCCATGGTTCGTGAAAAAGCGGTGTCGAAAGGCTGCTCGCGCTCCGTCACTAACAGCACATGAATCCCGTCCTGTCGGATATATGCCGAGGGACCCATGCTGCTCTCCAACCCTGCGTTCCTCGGCCCATCATAACGGAAGCTACCGTCTGAAAGCGTGACAACCTCCGCTGTCATGCGTATCGGTTGCCCTTGAAGGGAAGTCGATTTCGCGCCTACATCTAAGGTCAGCGTCGCTCCCACACCTGCCTCTTGGCAAGTACTTACCGCTTCAGGATCCACGATGTACAGGATACATGCATCCTCTAACCCTGCTTCGATGAACGTCTGCAATATGCCGGTGCTATCCCCCGGAGAACCGCCACCGGTGTTGTCATTGCGATCGGCAAAAATCACCGGAAATTTCCCTTCCGCTGTCGCCTGTGCTAGCGCTTCGCGGGTCGGTGGCATCGGTGCCTGCCAATCCGCGCGGCGTTCCCAGATCCACGCCGCCAGTTCATCCGCATACCGCTGCGCCAAGTCTGGATCGTTGTCAGTGACGATATAAACCGATGCACCCATGTCCGGAATGTCAGCCAACGGATAGCAGGTCGCGATCGAACCGCAAATCACGCCCGGTTGCGCCTCGATTCTGTGCAATTCAGCGATCGCCTCCCACATCGGCGAGTGTGCTGTGACCTGATTCAATCCCCAGACCAGCGGAATTTGGTGTAGTGCCATGGTAGGGCGTAGCCCTTCTCGGTGGATGCGAACCAAAACGTCGGCACATTCGCGGGCCCGTTCTGCCTGATCAATCTCCGGGTAGGTCTCCCTCCCAATCAACACATCCGCCATCTCGATCATGCGACGGGAAACGTTGGAATGGATGTCCAACTCCGCCAAGATAGGCACCTGTGGACCGACCAATTCGCGCACAGCGGTCAGAATATGCCCCTCGCCATCATCAATCTCCTCTGCCACCATTGCGCCATGCAGATCGAGGAGAACACCATCAATGACCCCTGCCTCAGCGATCCGATCCAGCATATCCTTCAGGATAGCATCGAAGATATGTCGCGGGGTTGGACCACTCGGATGCGCGTTGGCAAAGATTGTGGGAATTAACTCAAATCCGTGCGCTTCCGCACCTGCAATGTATCCGCCGATGGTCGTGTTGCTGCCGC belongs to Candidatus Poribacteria bacterium and includes:
- a CDS encoding STAS domain-containing protein gives rise to the protein MRYTRSEPRVTVRHDGDISIFDITGYFTEDSAEGINTAYDQSANAAKILLRFDRQSFITSSGFGVIVKLIWKTRNREQLLRVAHPSNQMRQVFDIIGLSQSIDIFASEEKALADF
- a CDS encoding phytanoyl-CoA dioxygenase family protein, encoding MTSEIQRGKPFTKAETQQVVEQFNRDGYYFFGEVFTSEEASTLRALMEKKHNDPCMHDEEGDHIRGISMMRMFEYDRAFRDLIVREPYVSLAEAILGEDCHMMSQNAIRYLPGQGGGWHSDDRLHFPLPDDVPRHDPRITLPCFVINVLIPLIDIEAIHDGPTQVVPGSHYSGRRPPAEENPTFEGKGPVSFFTKAGGAYMFNSQVWHRGTPNNRNQIRYIAAVTYSQRIIAQRLYPFIDYRMPEHVFDGTDERLQRLLGRHTKGAFG
- a CDS encoding tRNA (guanosine(46)-N7)-methyltransferase TrmB, coding for MNALHHERFFELMAKRSALIDLKKDKQISLTEITPPIDWGELFGNENPVEIEIGCGKGRFLLEASRQHPEINYVGVERALKYVQHTKERLLKGSANRVFLIWSDAGYLVDRYIGEGTIDAYHVYFPDPWPKKRHRKRRLFRNKVWLNGLIRTLNPSRGHIHVATDYAEYFYEIHDCLAHTPPLVYLPPDLLEIGHIPTSFEMKYRAEGRKIYRAIYQMNSA
- a CDS encoding M81 family metallopeptidase, which encodes MRVITGAIGHETSTFTTVATTWASYREQRFGYLTGDEIISKFRGSNTTIGGYIAGAEAHGFELIPTIFANAHPSGPTPRHIFDAILKDMLDRIAEAGVIDGVLLDLHGAMVAEEIDDGEGHILTAVRELVGPQVPILAELDIHSNVSRRMIEMADVLIGRETYPEIDQAERARECADVLVRIHREGLRPTMALHQIPLVWGLNQVTAHSPMWEAIAELHRIEAQPGVICGSIATCYPLADIPDMGASVYIVTDNDPDLAQRYADELAAWIWERRADWQAPMPPTREALAQATAEGKFPVIFADRNDNTGGGSPGDSTGILQTFIEAGLEDACILYIVDPEAVSTCQEAGVGATLTLDVGAKSTSLQGQPIRMTAEVVTLSDGSFRYDGPRNAGLESSMGPSAYIRQDGIHVLLVTEREQPFDTAFSRTMGLDPRQMRYIGVKSTVHFRAGFESWAGAIYAVSEPSVHDPVGKELPFHNLGRKLYPLDDI